A genomic stretch from Deltaproteobacteria bacterium includes:
- a CDS encoding protein kinase gives MPLHHDYRGHIIAQRYEVLELIGAGGMGLVYKARHIAMDRFVAIKVLPESSANLVARFQREARSMSQLNHPNVVQVYDFGSMANRDLFLVMEYLEGYPLSRVPTPEVEAKWLLEIIQQVCAALTVAHEKGIVHRDLKPDNIFVTPKPGAKDHVKVLDFGIAKLMEDSNESMDLTLTQVGRLCGTPHFMAPEQIIDGVVDGRTDIYALGVLIFQTLAKRRLFDADSMQHVLSKHVYEEPEGIRQAMPAQSFSREFEALILKCLEKKPEDRYRTVESLHREIGKFLSGEFSIRDVEVMSSAEDLTIDVDPKEIEAQFKRKITPTPGSSNGDMMVVMPTDNGLAQRKGKVLLVDDSLYLSNQLTEMLHNDGFEVVLGRNGLEGLEQLELNSNIFMVVTDMNMPVMDGMAFLEKIRQHPIMRDLPVMVLSAANDEKLFQRASELGAFAWVVKPADPKAIVQAINQVAKERLNPS, from the coding sequence ATGCCTCTGCATCACGATTATCGAGGGCACATTATTGCTCAACGGTACGAAGTGTTGGAACTCATCGGCGCCGGTGGCATGGGGCTGGTTTATAAAGCCCGACATATCGCCATGGACCGCTTTGTCGCCATCAAGGTTTTACCGGAGTCCTCAGCAAACCTTGTTGCTCGCTTTCAGCGTGAGGCACGGTCCATGAGCCAGCTTAATCATCCCAATGTGGTTCAGGTTTACGATTTTGGTTCGATGGCCAATCGAGATCTTTTTTTGGTTATGGAATATCTAGAAGGCTACCCATTATCGCGAGTTCCTACGCCCGAAGTAGAGGCGAAGTGGCTTCTTGAGATTATTCAGCAGGTTTGCGCAGCTTTGACGGTGGCTCATGAAAAGGGAATCGTCCATCGTGATTTAAAGCCTGATAACATTTTCGTCACACCTAAGCCGGGAGCCAAAGACCATGTGAAAGTCTTGGACTTTGGTATCGCGAAGTTGATGGAAGACTCGAATGAGTCGATGGATCTCACCTTAACTCAGGTGGGTCGGCTCTGCGGTACCCCGCACTTTATGGCTCCCGAGCAAATCATTGATGGAGTGGTCGATGGAAGGACGGATATTTATGCGTTGGGAGTTTTGATTTTTCAAACGCTTGCGAAGCGCCGACTCTTCGATGCCGATTCAATGCAGCACGTTTTGAGTAAACATGTCTACGAGGAACCTGAAGGTATTCGTCAAGCCATGCCGGCGCAGTCCTTTAGTCGCGAATTTGAAGCTCTCATCCTGAAGTGTTTGGAGAAAAAGCCTGAGGATCGTTATCGGACCGTGGAATCTTTACACCGAGAGATTGGGAAGTTCTTGAGTGGAGAGTTCTCAATTCGAGACGTTGAGGTGATGAGCAGTGCGGAAGATCTCACCATCGATGTGGATCCAAAAGAAATTGAAGCGCAGTTCAAAAGAAAAATAACGCCAACACCTGGGTCAAGCAACGGCGACATGATGGTCGTTATGCCAACCGACAATGGCCTTGCTCAGCGAAAGGGTAAAGTGCTTTTGGTCGATGATTCTCTCTACTTATCGAACCAGTTAACGGAAATGCTTCACAACGATGGCTTTGAGGTTGTGCTCGGGCGTAATGGCCTGGAGGGTCTTGAGCAATTGGAGCTTAATTCTAATATCTTTATGGTCGTAACGGATATGAATATGCCGGTCATGGACGGCATGGCATTTTTGGAAAAGATACGCCAGCACCCCATTATGAGGGATCTGCCGGTGATGGTCTTGAGCGCTGCAAATGACGAGAAACTTTTTCAGCGCGCAAGTGAGCTGGGTGCCTTTGCTTGGGTTGTCAAACCCGCTGACCCCAAAGCCATTGTTCAAGCCATCAACCAGGTTGCGAAAGAGCGTTTGAATCCCTCTTAA